In Oscillatoria acuminata PCC 6304, a single window of DNA contains:
- a CDS encoding helix-turn-helix transcriptional regulator: protein MSRKDRRQEGDSPLEDLRLARTELTQDEFCVMIGIPRATYQRWIKGQTDAKPTIKQLKALARLLKIERIDDLPDDFGPRDRSHSQEEVE, encoded by the coding sequence ATGTCAAGAAAAGATCGTAGACAGGAAGGTGATTCCCCTTTGGAGGACTTGCGTCTAGCTCGCACCGAGTTAACTCAGGATGAATTTTGCGTGATGATTGGGATCCCTCGTGCCACCTACCAAAGGTGGATAAAGGGACAGACAGACGCTAAACCAACTATTAAACAGCTCAAGGCATTAGCCCGACTTCTAAAGATCGAGCGCATAGATGACTTACCCGATGACTTCGGACCTAGAGACCGATCGCACTCCCAGGAGGAAGTCGAATAA